The DNA segment AGCCACCGCTCTGCCCATTTCCAGCCTGGACGCCGCCGTGATAGGACACGCCGAAGTCCAGAGTTGTCGCCCCTGCCGTTCCTGCCAGCGTTCCCGCTAGCGCCAGTGCCATCCACCTGTTGATCATGGGTGCAGGGTAACAGCGCCGGGCCGCTAAACTTCCCCATCAGCTTTTTCAGAGTCGGGGCGGGTAGGCTACCTGCATGCGTCTTCTTCTTCCCGCCGCCCTCGCCGCCTGTGGTCTGGCTGCCTGCGCGCCCGTGCCTCAGGCTTTGCAGGTTCCCACCATTGAGGTCCAGAGCGTCCGCCTGACCCGCCTATCGCTCCCCGGTGGGCTGGGCGGCGCGCCCGTGGCGGACGTGAAGCTGAAACTGCGCGTGACCAATCCCAACGCCGTGCCACTGAAGATGAGCAACATTGAGGCCAAGCTGGTGATTGACGGCGCACAGGTGGGTCAGGCGGAATTTCCGCGCGTGAACGTCCCGGCGCGCGGCTCGGCAGATCAGGACGCCGACGTGAGCCTGCCCGTCACCCTATCCACCGCTGCCTCATTCCTGAAGGTGGCACGCGGGCAACAGGTCACGTACCGTCTGGACGGCACTTTTACCGCCGATTTTGGCCCGCTGGGTCCGAAGAATTTTGGCCCTTTTACGCTAAGCCAGGGGCAGTGGAAGCAGAATCCGATCATTCCGTTTTGAGGCGAGCAATGGAAGAGCGGGCGTTTGGCAGTCCGGTGGAAACGGCACTCTGACGCCGCCTAGCGGTCTCAACGCCGTACCCTGTCCTCATGTCCACCCCTCCAGAGTTCCCCGATCCCCAACGCGCCTGGGCCTACCGTCCCGCCGAAGCCCTGGCGGGCGCACCGGGCGGGCCGCTGTCTGGCCTGAGCTTCAGCGTCAAGGACCTGTACGGCGTTCCCGGCTGGCCGCTGACTGCCAGCACCCGCGCGCCCGTCACTGATCCCGGCGAGAGCGTGCTGGTGCGCCGCCTACTGGGGCTGGGAGCGTCTGCTGTAGGCAAGACCCACCTGCACGAGATCGCGCTGGGCATCACGGGCATGAACGGTTACGGCAGCACTACTCACCCGCAGGACTCGGCGAGGATTCCCGGCGGCAGTAGCAGCGGCGCAGCGGTCAGTGTGGCGCTGGATCAGGCCGATTTTGCGCTGGGAACGGATACAGGGGGCAGCATTCGCGTTCCAGCGGCGTGGTGCGGCGTGGCGGGCTACAAGCCGACGAAGGGCCACCCGGACTGGAGTACGGAAGGTGTTCTGCCGCTGTCGTGGACCTGTGACCACACCGGGCCACTGGCGCGTGATCTGGCAACCATTGCGCGGGTGCAGGAGGCGCTGACCGGGCAGCAGATAGAGGCCCAGGACTGGAACGGCGTGCGCGTGGGCCTGTGGCTGCCAGAAGGCTGGACGGACCGCACAGTGCGCGAGGCGACGCTGGCCTTCGCCACCGATCTGGAACGGCGCGGCGCAACCGTCACGCCCGTCCACCTGCCCGAGATGCTGGACGCCTACTCGCCCATCGTCCTCAGTGAGGCAGCCACCATCCACGCCGAGGCGCTGAAACTGGATGACCCCGGTTTCCAGCCCTTCACGCTCGCCGCCTTGCGCCAGGGGGCTGCGCTGAGTGATGAGGAGGTCCAGAACGCCTTTGACCGCCGCGCCGATTACGCGTGGCTGCTGAACGGGCTGTTCACCGCCTTTGACGTGCTGCTGGCCCCTGCCGTTCCCACTCCACCCCCCCTGATCGGGCAGGATGAGGTGGAGGTTGAAGCTGGAACGCTGCCCCTGCGCCGCGTCGTCCTGCGCCTGACCGCGCCGTTCAGCATGCTGGGAGTGCCCACCATCTCGCTGCCCACGACTACACCGTATGTTGGCGTGCAACTCGTCGGACGGCACGGAGAGGATGACCGTCTGCTGGGTCTGGGACTGGCCTGGGAGGTTGGAGCTTGAAGCGATTGCTTCCCATCGCCCTGTTGCTGGCGGCCTGCGCGCCCGCTGTCCGGCCCCAGCCCGTGCAGGTCTGGGAGGGTTCGGCGCGCGTGCTGCTGACCGTGCAGCAGTACCGCCTGACCTTTACGGTCAATCCGGTGAATTACGCCCTGAGCGGCACCCTCGCCAACCTCAGCAGCGGGGACCGCTTTGAGGCGACAGGCACGCTGCTGCCCGGTACAGATGGGGCGGAAATGAGCGTCCAGGTCACGCCGGGCAATGTGCCTCGCTTGAACGCGGGCATCCTGGGCTTCGGCATCAGCGGTGTGGCCCTCAAGTCAGATGCCTTTCTGAGCGGTCAGGTGCGGGACGGGCTGTTTGACGGCAGCCTGCGCGTCAACGGCATTCGCTCCCCTATGACGCTGCGGCGGGTTCAGTGAGCGGTATGGACGTGGCTGCGCTGTACCTCTCGGACGTGCGCGGGCGGATGCGCGGTGTCAAGGCACTGGGGGACAGGGCGCTGGCCCAGATCGGAAACGACGAGTGGCACACGCCGCTGGCCCCGGACGGCAACTCCGCCGCCGTACTGGTGCAGCATCTGGCGGGCAACATGCACTCGCGCTGGGGAGGCTTGCGCGGTGGCTACAACGCAGGAATCGAGGGCGAGAGTGCGGTCCGCAACCGTGACGCGGAATTTGAGGAGGGCACGCAGGATGGGGCTGCCCTGATAGACCGCTGGGAGGACGGCTGGCAGGTCTTTCTGGACGTGCTGGACCACCTTAACCCCGAAGACCTGACCCGTCCGCTGACCATCCGGGGCGAGGTCCATACCGTGCTGGAAGCTGTTCAGCGGCAGGTGGCACATTACAGCGGGCATGTCTATCAGCTTATTTTGCTGGTCAAGACCCTGCGCGGCCCGGCGTGGCAGACCCTGAGCATCGCGCGCGGGCAGTCGGCGGCGTACAACGCGGCCATGCTGACTGGGCCAGACTCTACTTGAGCTTGTTCTTCTGAAACA comes from the Deinococcus sp. AJ005 genome and includes:
- a CDS encoding amidase, whose product is MSTPPEFPDPQRAWAYRPAEALAGAPGGPLSGLSFSVKDLYGVPGWPLTASTRAPVTDPGESVLVRRLLGLGASAVGKTHLHEIALGITGMNGYGSTTHPQDSARIPGGSSSGAAVSVALDQADFALGTDTGGSIRVPAAWCGVAGYKPTKGHPDWSTEGVLPLSWTCDHTGPLARDLATIARVQEALTGQQIEAQDWNGVRVGLWLPEGWTDRTVREATLAFATDLERRGATVTPVHLPEMLDAYSPIVLSEAATIHAEALKLDDPGFQPFTLAALRQGAALSDEEVQNAFDRRADYAWLLNGLFTAFDVLLAPAVPTPPPLIGQDEVEVEAGTLPLRRVVLRLTAPFSMLGVPTISLPTTTPYVGVQLVGRHGEDDRLLGLGLAWEVGA
- a CDS encoding LEA type 2 family protein, translated to MRLLLPAALAACGLAACAPVPQALQVPTIEVQSVRLTRLSLPGGLGGAPVADVKLKLRVTNPNAVPLKMSNIEAKLVIDGAQVGQAEFPRVNVPARGSADQDADVSLPVTLSTAASFLKVARGQQVTYRLDGTFTADFGPLGPKNFGPFTLSQGQWKQNPIIPF
- a CDS encoding DUF1572 family protein, which encodes MDVAALYLSDVRGRMRGVKALGDRALAQIGNDEWHTPLAPDGNSAAVLVQHLAGNMHSRWGGLRGGYNAGIEGESAVRNRDAEFEEGTQDGAALIDRWEDGWQVFLDVLDHLNPEDLTRPLTIRGEVHTVLEAVQRQVAHYSGHVYQLILLVKTLRGPAWQTLSIARGQSAAYNAAMLTGPDST